A genomic window from Methanoculleus caldifontis includes:
- a CDS encoding cation:proton antiporter — protein sequence MIVEPAVFVVVFAGLLFAFSLLSRRISGTVLTAQIFFVAIGILLGPAGIDLLGIPATSSFVLLLAEVALVITLFTDAARIDIRSLGENRQLPGRLLLFGLPLTIGAGVALAALLFTDLTLAEAGLIGAILAPTDAGLGQAIVNNPGVPVRVRQALNVESGLNDGGAIPFFFLFLALTEAEAEVAPLSLLLSLVVEQIGLGVIVGLAIGFAGGWLGRWSLSRGWISGIYWRIDILALAIIAWLVADAVGGSGFIAAFIGGLATAAAFKRVREEEVSFAEAEADILNLAVFFIFGLIAGGLIGSIDWTVILYAVLSLTVIRMVPVAISLIGAHLGRDSVLFLGWFGPRGLASIVLLLIAVDEAGGIAGMQTISLIVITTVLASVFAHGITANPAIRWYARRLAALHPDAPERKGGEELPTRGGMSTTGRASDGYRGRNPPL from the coding sequence ATGATCGTCGAACCTGCCGTATTTGTCGTTGTTTTTGCAGGACTTCTCTTCGCCTTCAGCCTGCTCTCCCGCCGGATATCGGGGACCGTGCTGACGGCCCAGATCTTCTTTGTCGCCATCGGGATTCTGCTCGGCCCGGCCGGTATCGATCTGCTTGGTATTCCCGCGACGAGCAGTTTTGTCCTCCTTTTGGCCGAGGTGGCGCTGGTCATCACCCTGTTCACCGATGCCGCCCGGATCGATATCCGCTCGCTCGGCGAGAACCGGCAGCTCCCCGGCCGTCTGCTCCTCTTCGGACTCCCCCTCACCATCGGTGCAGGAGTCGCTCTTGCGGCTCTCCTCTTCACGGATCTGACCCTTGCCGAAGCGGGTCTCATCGGCGCGATCCTGGCGCCGACCGACGCCGGACTCGGCCAGGCGATCGTGAATAATCCAGGGGTTCCGGTCCGGGTCCGGCAGGCCCTGAACGTCGAGAGCGGGCTGAACGACGGCGGTGCCATCCCCTTCTTCTTCCTCTTTCTCGCCCTGACGGAGGCCGAAGCGGAGGTGGCCCCGCTCTCTCTCCTGCTCTCTCTGGTCGTCGAACAGATCGGGCTCGGGGTGATCGTCGGCCTCGCCATCGGATTCGCAGGCGGGTGGCTGGGGAGATGGTCCTTATCCCGCGGGTGGATATCCGGAATCTACTGGCGGATAGACATTCTGGCACTTGCTATCATCGCCTGGCTCGTGGCCGATGCCGTAGGGGGAAGCGGCTTTATCGCTGCTTTCATCGGAGGCCTTGCTACGGCTGCGGCGTTCAAACGGGTCCGGGAAGAAGAGGTCAGTTTCGCGGAGGCCGAAGCGGATATCCTGAATCTTGCGGTATTCTTCATCTTCGGTCTCATTGCGGGAGGGCTGATCGGGAGTATCGACTGGACCGTCATCCTCTACGCGGTGCTGAGCCTGACCGTCATCCGCATGGTTCCCGTGGCGATCTCGCTTATCGGGGCACACCTGGGGCGCGATTCCGTCCTTTTCCTGGGGTGGTTCGGCCCGCGGGGACTCGCCTCGATCGTCCTTCTGCTCATCGCCGTCGATGAAGCGGGCGGCATTGCCGGCATGCAGACGATAAGCCTGATCGTGATCACGACCGTCCTGGCCAGTGTCTTTGCCCACGGGATTACCGCAAACCCGGCGATCCGCTGGTATGCCCGGCGCCTGGCAGCACTGCACCCGGACGCACCGGAACGGAAAGGAGGAGAGGAACTGCCCACACGAGGCGGCATGTCCACGACCGGCCGTGCATCGGATGGCTATAGGGGGAGGAATCCGCCGTTGTAG